The DNA sequence ttggtGATGTTATTTTTGTTGATTGGATATATTGAAGAGGAATCAAGTATTTTTGTTGGTGatgttatttttattgattggaTATATTGAAGAAGGTATTTTTGTTGGTGatgttatttttattgattggaTATATTGAAGAAGGTATTTTTGTTGATGatgttatttttattgattggaTATATTGAAGAAGGTATTTTTGTTGGTGatgttatttttattgattggaTATATTGAAGAAGAATCAGATCCTCCTGCTTCTTTTTCCTCATCAAGTACAATAGTACTTCTTACGAGTATATATTTGCATAAAATTCCTCAACCTCGTCAAGTACATTATATGTTTGCATAAAATTCCACAAGTTTAGATGTTCTTCATCAACTTCATGTTGTCCAATAATATAACTTGTCTAATGACCATCCTTTTTATCTTATGTGTAACTCAAATTCTTTTACCattcttttttgaaaattttatccaACCAACTCCCTTTCTCGATAGCATAATATTTAGCAAAATGAGCATCAACCAAaccactatatatataaatctataattgattttacatatttttatcaaaaaacataataaaaattacaatgtATAATTCCAGAATTTCTAATGTATAATTTTCGAGCTAATTAACTGAATCTCATGGATGACATCCAGTTATCTACTCATTAATTACAATGTATTTTCTTTAGGAGTTAAAGAGATTATACAAGTAGCATTGTTATGGGATTTACGATTCCCAAATAGGTTGCTGTATGATATGACACAGAActctaataaaaaatttcatttatacGCAGAACCTAGAATCGAGTTCCAGCAATGCAGTTGCATATCTCGTGAAGTTGGCGTGGCTAGGCACTTCAGCACTTGCATCACCCTGATACCATGAACATGAAGTCCCACCACTGCTTAGATCAGTGTCCTGTTAGCTGTGGCTATACTATGGTGTCAACGATGTCAGCAATCTCACAAAAGGTCAGCCTCATCTGCATCTCCATCAGCATCGTCAAcctcattttcttcatcttcttcaggTGCATCCGGATCCACCCCCTACAGGAGACATTTTTTCAGACCAGTAGCATACATATACAGAAAAGTATATTAAATACAATGCACGACAGCAGACTCGTGCAggaaataataacaataagaCAAACCTTCATCAGCTTCTCTAAGCGGTCAAGCCCTTTCTTTGCTGCCTCATTTTGAGGACATATCCTGAAATGCACGTTATGGTGGATTCATTGGCATCAGAAATGGAGAGTGCTGTATTTATCTTTCTTAACTACAGGGATTGATTTCAGAATATAAAATCTTCAATTACTAGTGTCTACAAATCTGACTTACAATATTATCGCAAGAGATCATGTCTAATAATCAAGAATATCTTAGAAGGATTTACCTTAGAGCTGCCTCATAATGTGTCAAGGCTTCCTGCAGCAAATTTGTAGCAGCAAAAACTTGAGCCAGCTTAACATGAAGAGAGTCATCAGCCCAGTCTTTAAGATAGCGCTCAAGAAGTAGTACAGCATCACCATTTCGGCCCTCGATCACATGGAGCTCAGCCAACGCCAATGCAGCTCCGAGGTAACCAGGTTCCAACCTGAGGGCTGACTCGTAGAACTTTTTTGCCTGTCAAGAGTTCACAAAAAGTTATAAGTATCCAAAGACGAGAATTTTAATAGAAGTCAAATCATTTAGCCAAGCTGTAGCTTCTAGAACTCTCGCCTTCTAAATTACATTGATTTATTAGagaattctaaaaaaaatagttttccTGTGGCTGTTCAAGTAATGACTCGTTGCCAAATAACATATGACTAATGCAAATGAAAAAGCTCATGCTTCAAGCTACTACTCTTCGCAAACATTTGTACACAGCGGTTGATCACCGCTAGCAGGCAGGGATAGTGGGATACCAGGGTTACCCAACGCATCACAGAATGGGATGCTTGAACACTTGTATTCCTGTATCGGATATGTTAATACTTACACAGtccataattaatatatattttcacaaaTCATACTCAAAAATTGGTTCACAAAAGCAGAGAATTATTGCTGATCATCAAACCAAAAAGTATGCTATTTACATATACTTGTGCAAAAATGTTATGTTAACTTCAAATCTTGTGTTTTAAGTCTTCTAGATGATCAACTTATGCATTTGATTCAATGcacaaaaaaaatcagttttaataGGTTTATAATGCATAAAAGCAGATgattttttactattttatataCGAACTTATATCTCGGGCGATGCACGAATCATTTTATTCTttctttctaatatttgtattaatgttgtaatttaataaaaataatgatgaCGATATGTTAATTGACTTCTCTTTAATTCTCTCTCTATAACAACCTTATTTTGTTCCTTGTTTTTCATTTGTTCTTTTATTAACAAAATTGCCTCAATTGGTTACAACTTGCAATATCCATAATTATGTGATAAGTAATAGTGTTCAACGTTACaattctaaattattatatacatgTTGACAACCTACTTACtagaattaatttattatatatattccatAAGTTCTGATTGGATAAGAATTAAGATTCTTTTTAGCAGCAGTTCCCATTATTAGATATCTAATTCTTTCATATTACGTGTTATAATTTCATATTAGATTTAGCtttgtatattaatattatattttaattagtacttttcaatattaaaattcttaatatattatatctcaGTGCTAATGTGAGATTAATAGCTATACACGAATCAATTTAGCAGTATCCTTTTTCAGCTTCTTTCTTCAGCATCAGTAAAATAGTAATATTACACTAACCATCCACGAAATGTAGCAATATCCTTTTTCAGCGGAAAAGGATAGTTCAAATAGTGTGTAGAATCTATGCAGAAAAAAAGTAACGGCTTCACAATGGTGTACCTTCTCTCTACCACTAGAGTTACTAGCATGCACATCTCCTACCAATTTCAAAGCCTTTGCTGACTGAGGCATGGCCTTCATTGCCTCTCTTGCAGCATGCAGAGCCTCTTTTACCTTTGAATTTGCCAAATAACAACGAACCAGACCTAAGTAGAAGAGGTAAAAAACAATCAAAATACGCACACTTACTGTTGCAATTAGTAAAGCATTGACCTACTAGGTGTTCCCTTCGAAAAATACCTTGATAAGATCGAAGATCAGCTCTCAACTCCTGAGCACATCTGAAGGCAACCACAGCAATTTCTGGCCGATTCATCGATAAATACAAGTTACCCTGGAAGTCTAgatgatattaatatatgaacCGTGAATGATACAGAATTAAACATCATGTAAATTAATCTCTGCAAGTACTCTTGTAATATCTCTTAGCAAGAACCTTCCTTTTTCGTTATTTAGGAGTAAATAATATACATACCTTCATTATGTAACCTGGTATGTGTCTGTCATCAATCCGGATGCTCTACTTGCAGAATGATAAAGAAAGAATTGAGCATGTTAGTATGATGCAATGTTGGTATGTAGATAGCAACTAGCTCTTTCCACGTTAAAACTTTAAGTTTTTAGATAAGTGTGTCCGCCTCCAATTTTCTTAAACTCACCTTTTCGGCATAAGATAGAGCTCCTCTCTCATCTTTTCTTTCCCACAGAACAGATAAAGCCACAAAGACTTCTGGCCTTGTAGGATCGATGTTCAGAAGATCATGAACTAACTTGTTTAACTTTGAGTTGTCAGACTTCAACTTCAAAAGCATCGCATATTCATCCATATAAGTGATCACATATGGATCGATAGATCTAACCTGTCACCAGTGATAACGATGAAGAAATTAATGATAGCTATACCAAGATTATAGAAATAACAAAAGAAAAGTGGGTCTGCAAAATGAGGGCGATCCTATTACCTTCTCAAAATTTATCATTGCTTCATCATTTTTTCCAATAATGGCTTCAACCTTCATACAAAGTAATCCATAAAGATCATTCAGACTTAAAGTAGATCAATTAAATTGTAGGCAATATTGACAATGAAAAAAAACTGTGGTTATGTTGAACAGGCGTAGACTGGCATTACTTTAAAAATTGTCCATCTCGTATTGAGTGTGTAACTTGTGTTATGCACAGATGAAGTGCACACAAGCGTATGCTTGGTTCAACTAAGATTGTGGTCCAAACTCAAGTAAAGGTGTGGGACACAGGAGCAGATTTAAGTGCCATATTCTTAGTTTTGAAAAAAGTAAAATCTTGGATATGGATCCGAAATTGCAGAGGAGCGAAAACTCGGCTTGTAAGTTGGCACAAGAGAAATGTAATAAAActtaatttatcacatatttttaaaagtgGTGTCAGCAACCAGAAAATTGTAATACAGATAAAATTAAGAACATACTAACAAAAGAATAACATGGAAACAAGTATGGGTAAATAGATTTCTGCACAACAAAGTGCCTCGTTCAATAATATGGATACACCTAACATTCCACGCCTACAGCCATGTCATATCATTCCCGTCAATAGAGGTATGAGTATATCATCGGAGGTCCAGTAGAGGATATAGGTTTATCTCTTAATCAATTTCATAGTAACTAAGGATATTATGAAGAGTGTAAGACTACCCCTTGAATCAATTCAAGGTAATAGAGATAGATAGTCCATGCCTCCATAGGAATTCATGAGAGATCAAATATGGGTACAAATGGGGTTAGAGCAAAGAGTCAAATCCCAAGTTGCATTCCTTTAAAACAAACATAGCCTAAACTTACACACCTCCAGGGCAAAAATGTCAACCTCAACTGTCTACTGGGTAATGGAAACATGCTTGAggaaataaaatgcagaatgcAAGAAATATCCGTGCCAACATgttaataaaatagaaaaaaaaataaaaaaatccacCAATGAGACATATTCTCTTTCTGGTCATCTAAATAGATTTTCCAAGAAGGTAATAATGGAATTTC is a window from the Daucus carota subsp. sativus chromosome 8, DH1 v3.0, whole genome shotgun sequence genome containing:
- the LOC108199878 gene encoding anaphase-promoting complex subunit 7: MEVPKDQMSTLLDLGLYSSAEMLGSFLVSSSSVNAETSPHLKAENLTLLGDALFREKEYKRAIHTYKQSLQYYKNFPKQIATRTSLSAVNRSSSPNSYNIPPINENEVKFKVASCYAALSENRAALAEMEGIPSKARNLQMNLLMGKLYRHSRQTRPSITCYRECLRHYPCTIEAIIALAELGVAAKDIILLFPQTPSRSGKPPSDHLDLSRWLQRYAEAQCCIASNDYKGGLELFTELLQRFPNNIHILLEIAKVEAIIGKNDEAMINFEKVRSIDPYVITYMDEYAMLLKLKSDNSKLNKLVHDLLNIDPTRPEVFVALSVLWERKDERGALSYAEKSIRIDDRHIPGYIMKGNLYLSMNRPEIAVVAFRCAQELRADLRSYQGLVRCYLANSKVKEALHAAREAMKAMPQSAKALKLVGDVHASNSSGREKAKKFYESALRLEPGYLGAALALAELHVIEGRNGDAVLLLERYLKDWADDSLHVKLAQVFAATNLLQEALTHYEAALRICPQNEAAKKGLDRLEKLMKGVDPDAPEEDEENEVDDADGDADEADLL